From one Chryseobacterium sp. 3008163 genomic stretch:
- a CDS encoding catalase — MDSKKLTSSSGAPYFEHQDSQTVGSRGPVLLQDFILQENLAHFVRERIPERIVHAKGSGAYGKLTVTHDISQYTKAKLFSKVGNSCKMFARFSTVGGEKGSADTARDPRGFALKFYTEDGNWDLVGNNTPVFFIKDAKKFPDFIHTQKRVPKTNLKSATMMWDFWSLNPESLHQVLILMSERGTPYGYRHMHGFGSHTFSMINESNQRTWVKFHFKTKQGIKNFTNEEATKMAGENPDFAQEDLCNAIDNGDFPKWTMYIQVMTEEQAKEFRWNPFDVTKVWSQADFPLIEVGEMELNEVPVNYFAHVEQSTFSPSNLINGISFSPDKMLQGRLFSYPDAHRYRVGVNAHQLEVNRCPFAVNNYQRDGFMADSSEYQDKPNYHPNSFDDIQPDASYKNFEYELDNNHVANYNRNENDDDHYTQPGLLYTKAMNQEDRDRLVHNIIDNMSGIDGPKRDEIINRQLCHFFRANIELGMKVASGLHINIDSNMMNHLK, encoded by the coding sequence ATGGATTCGAAAAAATTAACGTCAAGCAGCGGTGCTCCGTACTTTGAGCATCAGGATTCTCAAACTGTAGGCTCAAGAGGCCCAGTTTTGTTACAGGACTTTATTTTACAGGAAAATCTTGCTCACTTTGTAAGAGAAAGAATTCCTGAAAGGATTGTTCATGCGAAAGGTAGCGGCGCTTATGGAAAACTCACCGTTACTCATGACATTTCACAATACACAAAAGCAAAACTTTTCTCAAAAGTAGGAAATTCTTGTAAAATGTTTGCCCGCTTTTCAACCGTTGGTGGTGAAAAAGGAAGCGCAGACACCGCAAGAGATCCTCGTGGATTTGCTTTAAAATTCTACACAGAAGACGGAAATTGGGATTTAGTTGGAAACAACACTCCGGTTTTCTTTATTAAAGACGCTAAAAAATTTCCCGATTTTATTCACACTCAAAAGAGAGTTCCTAAAACGAACTTGAAAAGTGCAACAATGATGTGGGATTTTTGGAGCTTAAATCCGGAATCGCTTCATCAGGTTCTTATTTTAATGTCTGAAAGAGGTACGCCTTATGGCTATCGTCACATGCATGGTTTTGGATCTCACACTTTCTCAATGATTAATGAAAGCAATCAGAGAACTTGGGTGAAATTTCATTTTAAAACAAAACAAGGAATTAAAAACTTCACCAACGAAGAAGCTACAAAAATGGCAGGAGAAAATCCTGATTTTGCTCAGGAAGACCTTTGCAACGCAATCGATAACGGTGATTTCCCAAAATGGACGATGTACATCCAAGTAATGACTGAAGAGCAGGCAAAAGAATTCAGATGGAATCCTTTTGATGTTACAAAAGTATGGTCTCAGGCAGATTTCCCGTTAATTGAAGTGGGCGAAATGGAATTGAACGAAGTTCCTGTCAATTATTTTGCACATGTAGAGCAATCTACGTTCTCTCCTAGTAACTTAATAAACGGAATTAGTTTTTCACCAGACAAGATGCTTCAGGGAAGATTATTCTCATATCCCGATGCTCACAGATACAGAGTGGGGGTAAATGCACATCAATTGGAAGTAAACAGATGCCCTTTCGCAGTCAATAATTATCAAAGAGACGGATTTATGGCAGACTCCAGCGAATATCAGGATAAACCCAATTACCATCCTAACAGCTTTGACGATATTCAACCCGATGCATCATACAAGAATTTCGAATATGAGTTAGACAATAATCATGTTGCAAACTATAACCGTAACGAAAATGATGATGATCACTACACTCAACCCGGATTATTGTATACAAAAGCAATGAATCAGGAAGACAGAGATCGTTTGGTTCATAATATTATTGACAATATGAGCGGTATCGACGGACCGAAAAGAGATGAAATTATCAACCGCCAATTGTGTCATTTTTTCCGTGCAAACATTGAGCTTGGCATGAAAGTGGCTTCCGGTTTACACATCAATATTGATTCAAACATGATGAATCATTTAAAATAA
- a CDS encoding LysR substrate-binding domain-containing protein: protein MNIQQLEYLIAVDKYKHFGKAAQACFITQPTLSAMIQKFEDELDVKVFDRTTHPIRTTDVGLQIIDQAKVIIEGVNELRNKANLLNNILGGTINLGIIPTVSSFILPTEIFHFLEENPKILMNVKEMTTDNIIKALKAGELDAGIISTPYDNANEFYQDFLFNEELMIYSSDTEVNKKNTFIVPDELNVEKVWLLEEGNCLRNQFENICHLKENRLKPKNLEFLASNIQTLVHMVDKVGGISILPELALNQLSEEQKNKVFRFKKPFPYREISIIYYKPTFKQKIIDELKIFIKDSLTTKLNFNENPKDYVSIKPQ from the coding sequence ATGAACATTCAGCAATTGGAATATCTTATCGCTGTCGATAAGTATAAACATTTTGGTAAAGCTGCTCAGGCTTGTTTTATAACCCAACCGACTTTGAGTGCAATGATACAGAAGTTTGAAGATGAGCTGGATGTGAAGGTTTTTGACAGGACGACCCACCCGATCCGTACTACTGATGTGGGATTACAGATTATTGATCAGGCTAAAGTTATTATTGAAGGGGTAAATGAACTTAGAAATAAAGCGAATTTATTAAACAATATTTTAGGAGGAACAATTAATTTGGGAATTATTCCAACGGTTTCATCATTTATCTTACCAACAGAAATTTTCCATTTTTTGGAAGAAAATCCTAAGATTCTGATGAATGTGAAAGAAATGACTACTGATAATATTATCAAAGCTTTAAAAGCTGGTGAATTAGATGCAGGAATTATTTCTACACCTTACGATAATGCCAACGAATTTTATCAGGATTTCTTATTTAATGAAGAACTGATGATTTACAGTTCGGATACTGAGGTAAATAAGAAAAATACATTTATCGTTCCTGACGAATTGAATGTAGAAAAAGTTTGGCTCTTGGAAGAAGGAAACTGCTTGAGAAATCAATTTGAAAATATCTGCCATTTAAAGGAAAACAGATTAAAGCCTAAAAATCTTGAGTTTTTAGCTTCGAATATTCAGACTTTGGTTCACATGGTTGATAAAGTTGGCGGAATCAGTATTTTACCTGAATTGGCTCTTAATCAGTTATCTGAAGAACAAAAAAATAAAGTTTTCAGATTTAAAAAACCTTTTCCTTACAGAGAAATCAGTATTATTTATTACAAGCCAACTTTCAAACAAAAAATCATCGATGAATTGAAAATTTTCATTAAAGATTCGTTGACTACAAAGCTGAATTTTAATGAAAATCCTAAAGATTACGTGAGCATCAAGCCTCAATAG
- the metK gene encoding methionine adenosyltransferase: MSYLFTSESVSEGHPDKIADQISDALIDNFLAYDKTSKVACETLVTTGQVVLAGEVKSDAYLDVQTIAREVINGIGYTKGEYMFNGDSCGVISAIHEQSPDINQGVDRAVNDESFEAKANAQGAGDQGMMFGYATNETSNYMPLALDLAHTILKELSAIRREDSEIKYLRPDAKSQVTIEYSDDHKPVRIDSIVVSTQHDDFAAEEEMLNKIREDIKTILIPRVVALQTEEIKALFNDQIKYHINPTGKFVIGGPHGDTGLTGRKIIVDTYGGKGAHGGGAFSGKDPSKVDRSAAYATRHIAKNLVAAGVADEVLVQVSYAIGVAEPCGLYINTYGTSKTGLNDGEIAKKVSTIFDLRPYAIEQNLKLRNPIYQETASYGHMGREHFVADKTFNKGHKNELTLTGLEFFTWEKLDKVEEIKSAFGI, translated from the coding sequence ATGTCTTATTTATTTACGTCTGAATCAGTTTCAGAAGGGCATCCTGATAAAATTGCCGACCAGATTTCCGATGCGTTAATCGATAACTTTTTAGCATACGACAAAACTTCAAAGGTAGCTTGTGAAACTTTGGTTACTACGGGTCAGGTTGTTTTGGCTGGTGAGGTAAAATCTGATGCGTATCTTGACGTTCAGACGATCGCAAGAGAAGTTATCAACGGAATCGGTTATACTAAAGGTGAGTATATGTTCAACGGTGATTCTTGCGGTGTAATCTCTGCAATTCACGAACAATCTCCGGATATCAATCAAGGGGTTGACAGAGCTGTAAATGACGAATCTTTCGAAGCTAAAGCAAACGCTCAAGGTGCGGGTGATCAAGGGATGATGTTTGGGTATGCAACGAATGAAACGTCTAACTATATGCCTTTGGCTTTAGATCTTGCACATACGATTCTTAAAGAACTTTCTGCAATCAGAAGAGAAGATTCTGAAATCAAATATCTACGTCCGGATGCAAAGTCTCAGGTAACTATTGAGTATTCTGATGATCACAAACCGGTAAGAATTGATTCTATCGTAGTTTCTACCCAGCACGACGATTTTGCTGCTGAAGAAGAAATGCTGAATAAAATCAGAGAAGACATCAAAACTATTTTGATTCCTAGAGTTGTGGCTTTGCAGACTGAGGAAATCAAGGCTTTATTCAATGATCAAATCAAGTATCACATCAACCCAACTGGGAAATTCGTAATCGGAGGTCCTCACGGAGATACAGGTCTTACAGGAAGAAAGATTATCGTTGATACGTACGGTGGGAAAGGTGCTCATGGTGGTGGCGCATTTTCAGGAAAAGACCCTTCAAAAGTAGACAGAAGTGCAGCGTACGCTACAAGACACATTGCGAAAAACTTGGTAGCTGCAGGTGTTGCAGACGAGGTTTTAGTACAAGTTTCTTATGCTATCGGTGTTGCTGAACCTTGTGGTTTATACATCAACACATACGGAACTTCTAAAACTGGTTTGAATGATGGAGAAATCGCTAAAAAAGTTTCTACAATTTTCGATCTTAGACCTTACGCAATTGAGCAAAATCTGAAGTTGAGAAATCCTATCTACCAAGAGACTGCTTCTTACGGTCACATGGGAAGAGAGCATTTCGTTGCAGATAAAACTTTCAACAAAGGTCATAAAAATGAATTGACTCTTACAGGTCTTGAATTTTTTACTTGGGAAAAATTAGACAAAGTAGAAGAAATTAAATCTGCTTTTGGAATTTAA